The following are from one region of the Bacillota bacterium genome:
- the gyrB gene encoding DNA topoisomerase (ATP-hydrolyzing) subunit B, with product MPDDVNKNGRASAAADGPNENGVAAAYDASKIQILEGLEGVRRRPGMYIGSTGIRGLHQLLYEVVDNSVDEALAGVCTDISVILHKDGSVTGIDNGRGIPVDIHPKTGRPAVEVALTMLHAGAKFGGAGYKVSGGLHGVGVSVTNALSEWLEIEVHKDGGVYRQRYERGKPVTELKKVGSTDRTGTKIHFMPDPEVFEAGIAYDYETIAQRLRELAFLNRGLKITLTDERTSESRSFQYGGGIVSFVEHLNKNKNVLHDKPIHMEDRREGSSVEVALQYNDGYAENIYSFANNIHTHEGGYHETGFKTALTRVVNDYAKKSGVLKGDETLSGEDTREGLTAIISVKLLNPEFEGQTKTKLGNTEMQGQVNSIVGEGLSTFFEENPGVARRIVEKTVNASRAREAARKARELTRRKSALEITSLPGKLTDCSSRDPAQSELFLVEGDSAGGSAKQGRDRRTQAILPLGGKILNVEKARLDKALAHEEIATIITALGTNIKEEFNLGKARYHKVILMTDADVDGSHIRTLLLTFFYRYMHELIEAGYVYIAQPPLFLVRKAKTEKYAFNERELEKVMKEIGGRDDNVVIQRFKGLGEMNPDQLRDTTMNPETRTLLQVTIDDAMAADEIFTILMGDKVQPRKEFIEEHAKEVQNLDTIG from the coding sequence ATGCCCGACGACGTGAATAAGAACGGACGGGCTTCAGCCGCCGCCGATGGTCCCAACGAAAACGGGGTCGCGGCGGCTTACGATGCCAGCAAGATTCAAATCCTCGAGGGCCTCGAAGGGGTGCGTCGCCGCCCGGGCATGTACATCGGCAGCACCGGCATCCGTGGCCTGCACCAGCTGCTCTACGAGGTGGTCGACAACAGCGTCGACGAAGCCCTGGCCGGCGTGTGCACCGACATCAGCGTCATCCTCCACAAGGATGGAAGCGTCACCGGTATCGACAACGGTCGGGGGATCCCGGTCGACATCCACCCCAAGACCGGCCGCCCGGCGGTGGAGGTCGCTCTGACCATGCTCCACGCCGGGGCTAAGTTCGGCGGGGCTGGGTACAAGGTCTCGGGCGGTCTCCACGGGGTCGGCGTCTCGGTGACCAACGCCCTATCCGAGTGGCTGGAGATCGAGGTCCACAAGGACGGCGGGGTCTATCGCCAGCGCTATGAGCGGGGCAAACCGGTCACCGAACTGAAGAAGGTCGGCAGCACCGACAGGACCGGGACGAAGATCCACTTCATGCCCGACCCGGAGGTCTTCGAGGCGGGCATCGCCTATGACTACGAAACCATCGCCCAGCGCCTGAGGGAGCTGGCCTTCCTCAACCGCGGGCTGAAGATCACCCTGACCGACGAAAGGACCAGTGAGAGCCGGAGCTTCCAGTACGGCGGCGGGATCGTCTCCTTCGTCGAGCACCTCAACAAGAACAAGAACGTCCTTCACGACAAGCCAATCCACATGGAGGACCGCCGCGAGGGCAGCTCGGTCGAAGTGGCCCTACAGTACAACGACGGCTACGCCGAGAACATTTACTCCTTCGCCAATAACATCCATACCCACGAGGGTGGCTACCACGAGACCGGCTTCAAGACCGCCCTCACCCGGGTGGTCAACGACTACGCCAAGAAGAGCGGCGTCCTGAAAGGCGACGAGACCCTCTCCGGGGAGGACACCCGCGAAGGCCTGACCGCCATCATCAGCGTCAAGCTTCTCAACCCCGAGTTCGAGGGTCAGACCAAGACCAAGCTCGGGAACACCGAGATGCAGGGGCAGGTCAACTCGATCGTTGGTGAAGGCCTGTCGACCTTCTTCGAGGAGAACCCGGGGGTCGCCCGGCGGATCGTCGAAAAGACCGTCAACGCCTCCCGAGCCCGCGAGGCAGCCCGTAAGGCCCGCGAGTTGACCCGCCGGAAGAGCGCCCTGGAGATCACGTCACTGCCAGGCAAGCTCACCGACTGCTCCAGCCGCGACCCGGCTCAGTCTGAGCTGTTCCTAGTCGAGGGGGACTCCGCCGGTGGGTCGGCCAAACAGGGCCGCGACCGCCGGACCCAGGCCATCCTCCCCCTCGGGGGCAAGATCCTCAACGTCGAGAAAGCCCGCCTGGACAAGGCCCTGGCCCACGAGGAGATTGCCACCATCATCACCGCCCTCGGGACCAATATCAAAGAGGAATTCAACCTGGGGAAGGCGAGGTACCACAAGGTCATCCTGATGACCGACGCCGACGTCGACGGCTCACACATCCGGACCCTGCTCTTGACGTTCTTCTATCGTTACATGCATGAGTTGATCGAGGCCGGTTACGTCTACATCGCCCAACCGCCGCTGTTCCTCGTCCGCAAGGCGAAGACCGAGAAGTACGCCTTCAACGAACGGGAACTCGAGAAGGTCATGAAGGAAATCGGGGGGCGTGACGACAACGTCGTCATCCAGCGCTTCAAAGGTCTCGGAGAGATGAACCCCGATCAACTCCGCGACACGACCATGAACCCCGAGACGCGAACCCTCCTCCAGGTGACGATAGACGACGCCATGGCCGCCGACGAGATCTTCACTATCCTGATGGGCGACAAAGTCCAGCCACGTAAGGAGTTCATCGAGGAGCACGCCAAAGAGGTCCAGAACCTCGACACGATCGGATGA
- the gyrA gene encoding DNA gyrase subunit A, with product MADETVAQKIVQTRIVDEMKKSYIDYAMSVIIGRALPDVRDGLKPVHRRILYSMYDQGFTADKPYRKSAKTVGDVIGRFHPHGDAAVYDTIVRLAQVFSMRDPLIDGHGNFGSVDGDPPAAMRYTECRLSRLAGELLRDIDKKTVNFSPNFDESVDEPDVLPARFPNLLVNGSEGIAVGMATNIPPHNLREVVNGVIMMIDQPDSTTADLMTVIKGPDFPTGAMIMGRDGIKSAYETGRGSVKMRARAVIEETPGGRFRIVVSEIPYQVNKARLIEQIAGLVRDGRVTGISDLRDESDRDGMRIVVELKRDANANVVMNQLFKYTQMAATFGVITLALVDGRPRVLTLREVIYQYLEHQKEVIIRRTRFDLDKAEARAHILEGLRIALDNIDRVVALIRASKTVDIAREGLMREFGLSEKQAQAILDMRLQRLTGLERNKIEEEYQALLKDIEYYRAVLASERMVYQIIRTELTEIRDKYGDDRRTKIMAAADDLEIEDLIPVEDMVITMTHQGYIKRLPASTYRSQRRGGRGITGMGTKEEDFVEHIFVTTTHHYIVFFTNNGRAYRLKVHEIPEAGRTAKGTNIVNLIQVTPGEKVTAVIPVQEFRPDLYLMFVTKNGTVKKTGLEEYENIRKGGLIALGLEAGDELIGVRSTSGSESIILVTRNGQSIQFPEEEVRPMGRAARGVTGIHLRSADEVVAMNIVREGADLLVITTKGFGKRTPLTEYRHQKRGGMGIKTLKITSRIGRVAGAQMVTADDEVILVTTQGVIIRLQVSGISELSRDTQGVKVQQLEARDTLVAVARVPGKEAEPGGEDEGRRGV from the coding sequence ATGGCCGACGAGACCGTGGCCCAGAAGATCGTCCAGACCCGTATCGTCGACGAGATGAAGAAGTCCTACATCGATTACGCCATGAGCGTGATCATCGGCCGGGCCCTGCCCGACGTCCGTGACGGCCTCAAGCCCGTCCATCGGCGGATCCTCTACTCCATGTACGACCAGGGGTTCACGGCCGATAAGCCGTACCGTAAGTCGGCCAAGACCGTCGGCGACGTCATCGGTCGCTTCCACCCCCACGGGGACGCCGCCGTCTATGACACCATCGTCCGGCTGGCCCAGGTCTTCTCGATGCGGGACCCCCTCATCGACGGCCACGGCAACTTCGGCTCCGTCGACGGCGACCCGCCGGCGGCCATGCGCTACACCGAGTGCCGCCTATCCCGCCTGGCCGGAGAACTCCTCCGCGACATCGATAAAAAGACGGTCAACTTCTCCCCCAACTTCGACGAGAGCGTCGACGAGCCGGACGTCCTCCCCGCCCGCTTCCCCAACCTGCTGGTCAACGGGTCAGAGGGCATCGCCGTAGGGATGGCCACCAACATCCCCCCGCATAACCTGCGGGAAGTGGTCAATGGCGTGATCATGATGATCGATCAGCCCGACAGCACCACGGCCGACCTGATGACCGTGATCAAGGGGCCCGATTTCCCGACCGGGGCCATGATCATGGGCCGCGACGGGATCAAGTCGGCCTACGAGACCGGCCGCGGGTCGGTCAAGATGCGAGCCCGGGCAGTCATCGAAGAGACCCCCGGCGGGCGGTTCCGGATCGTCGTCAGCGAGATTCCCTACCAGGTCAACAAGGCCCGCCTGATCGAGCAGATCGCCGGCCTGGTCAGGGACGGACGAGTGACCGGCATAAGCGACCTCCGCGACGAGTCCGATCGCGACGGCATGCGGATCGTCGTCGAGCTCAAACGAGACGCCAACGCCAATGTGGTGATGAACCAGCTCTTCAAGTACACCCAGATGGCGGCGACCTTCGGGGTCATCACCCTGGCCCTGGTCGATGGACGGCCGCGGGTCCTCACCCTCCGAGAAGTCATCTATCAATACCTCGAGCACCAGAAAGAGGTCATCATCCGGAGGACCCGCTTCGACCTCGATAAGGCTGAAGCCAGGGCGCATATCCTAGAAGGACTCCGGATCGCCCTGGACAACATCGACCGAGTCGTCGCCCTGATCCGCGCGTCAAAGACGGTCGACATCGCCCGCGAAGGCCTGATGCGGGAGTTCGGGCTCAGCGAGAAGCAGGCCCAGGCCATCCTGGACATGCGGCTGCAGCGGCTGACCGGCCTCGAACGCAACAAGATCGAAGAGGAATACCAGGCCCTCCTCAAGGACATCGAGTACTACCGGGCCGTCCTGGCCAGCGAGCGGATGGTCTACCAGATCATCCGGACCGAGTTGACCGAGATCCGGGACAAGTATGGCGATGACCGGCGGACGAAGATCATGGCCGCCGCCGACGACCTGGAGATCGAGGACCTCATCCCGGTGGAAGACATGGTCATCACCATGACCCACCAGGGTTACATCAAGCGCCTGCCGGCCAGCACCTACCGGAGCCAGCGGAGGGGCGGGCGGGGGATCACCGGGATGGGGACGAAGGAAGAGGACTTCGTCGAACACATCTTCGTCACCACCACCCATCACTACATCGTCTTTTTCACCAACAACGGTCGGGCTTATCGCCTGAAGGTCCACGAGATTCCCGAGGCCGGTCGGACGGCCAAGGGGACCAACATCGTCAACCTGATCCAGGTCACCCCGGGCGAGAAGGTCACGGCGGTCATCCCCGTCCAGGAGTTCCGGCCTGACCTTTACCTGATGTTCGTGACCAAGAATGGGACGGTCAAGAAGACCGGTCTGGAGGAATACGAGAACATCCGCAAGGGCGGACTGATCGCCCTGGGCCTCGAGGCCGGGGACGAGTTGATCGGGGTCAGATCGACCTCGGGCAGCGAGTCGATCATCCTGGTCACCCGGAACGGTCAGTCCATCCAGTTCCCCGAGGAAGAGGTCCGGCCGATGGGCCGCGCCGCCCGGGGCGTCACCGGAATCCACCTCCGCTCCGCGGACGAGGTCGTGGCCATGAACATCGTCCGCGAGGGAGCCGACCTGCTGGTCATCACGACCAAGGGCTTCGGCAAGCGGACGCCCCTGACCGAATACCGCCATCAGAAACGCGGCGGGATGGGGATCAAGACGCTCAAGATCACCTCGCGCATCGGCCGGGTGGCCGGGGCCCAAATGGTCACGGCCGACGACGAGGTCATCCTGGTGACCACCCAGGGGGTCATCATCCGCCTGCAGGTGTCCGGCATCTCCGAGCTGAGCCGGGACACCCAGGGGGTCAAGGTGCAGCAGCTGGAGGCCCGCGACACCCTGGTGGCGGTGGCCCGGGTTCCGGGCAAAGAAGCTGAGCCGGGTGGCGAAGACGAGGGCCGGCGGGGGGTCTGA
- a CDS encoding archease, whose amino-acid sequence MGSHRVLDHTADVGLEIAGATLEDLFEEAAIGLFALITDGPVSPTGEVGVALSAPDLESLLVRWLNELLFLQATEGWLLSAFRVAIGRAGEAGLSLEARAVGRRGGPGRTGQRREVKAATYHGLKVEPAVPAEPAGTRGVPGEGGPYRATVIFDI is encoded by the coding sequence GTGGGTAGCCATCGGGTCCTTGATCACACCGCCGACGTCGGCCTCGAGATCGCCGGGGCGACTCTTGAAGACCTCTTTGAGGAAGCCGCCATCGGACTTTTCGCGCTGATCACGGACGGCCCCGTCTCGCCGACTGGCGAGGTCGGGGTCGCTCTTTCCGCCCCCGACCTCGAGAGCCTACTCGTCCGCTGGCTCAACGAACTCCTCTTCCTTCAGGCCACCGAGGGGTGGCTGCTCTCGGCCTTTCGGGTCGCCATCGGCCGGGCCGGGGAGGCCGGTCTCAGTCTGGAAGCCCGGGCCGTCGGCCGGCGGGGCGGTCCCGGCCGGACCGGTCAGCGGCGCGAGGTCAAGGCGGCGACCTATCACGGCTTGAAGGTCGAGCCGGCCGTGCCGGCCGAGCCTGCCGGGACTCGGGGGGTGCCCGGCGAGGGAGGCCCGTACCGAGCGACGGTGATCTTCGACATCTAA
- a CDS encoding RtcB family protein, producing the protein MAGGWTGPLEPSGPGRWRIPRAYKKGMRTDGLIFADQAMLADIRGDQAPEQVANMATLPGIVGPAMAMPDIHWGYGFPIGGVAATDAATGVISPGGVGYDINCGVRVVRTDLSEAEVRPRLSQLMQRLFADVPSGVGSSGKLSVDPTEMEAVLADGAAWAVGRGLGRPEDLDHCEERGAMAVARSGAVGARAKKRGRDQLGTLGSGNHFLEVQVVEEVYHPNAAEAFGLRPGQVVVAIHSGSRGLGHQICTDYLEVMAGAVKEYGIDLPDRQLACAPLSSPAGQDYLAAMAAAANYAWANRQCLTHWVRQALAKVLQVPEERLGLELVYDVAHNIAKIERHKVGGREAALCVHRKGATRAFGPGHPDLPADYRGVGQPVLVPGDMGRNSYILVGTPAAEAETFGSACHGAGRALSRSASQRQVRADDLQRDLAERGIIALAASRATLAEEAPSAYKDVNQVVAATEAAGIARRVAKLRPLGVIKG; encoded by the coding sequence ATGGCGGGGGGTTGGACGGGGCCGCTCGAACCCAGCGGGCCGGGCCGGTGGCGCATCCCAAGGGCCTACAAGAAAGGGATGCGGACCGACGGCCTCATCTTCGCTGATCAGGCCATGCTCGCCGACATCCGCGGGGACCAGGCCCCCGAGCAGGTAGCCAACATGGCCACGTTGCCGGGGATCGTCGGGCCGGCGATGGCCATGCCCGACATCCATTGGGGCTACGGCTTTCCCATCGGTGGGGTGGCGGCCACCGATGCCGCGACCGGGGTCATCTCCCCCGGCGGCGTCGGCTACGACATCAACTGCGGGGTCAGAGTCGTCCGTACCGACCTCAGCGAAGCCGAGGTCCGTCCGAGGCTCAGCCAGCTGATGCAGCGGTTGTTCGCCGATGTTCCCTCGGGGGTCGGTTCCTCGGGGAAGCTCTCGGTCGACCCCACGGAGATGGAGGCGGTCCTGGCCGACGGGGCGGCCTGGGCCGTGGGTCGGGGGCTGGGGCGCCCGGAGGACTTGGACCACTGCGAAGAGCGGGGGGCGATGGCCGTGGCCCGGTCCGGGGCGGTCGGCGCCAGGGCCAAGAAGCGCGGCCGCGACCAGCTCGGAACCCTTGGCTCGGGGAACCACTTCCTCGAGGTCCAGGTGGTCGAGGAGGTTTACCACCCGAACGCGGCTGAGGCCTTCGGCCTTCGGCCCGGGCAGGTCGTCGTGGCCATCCACTCCGGCTCGCGCGGCTTGGGCCATCAGATTTGCACAGACTACCTGGAGGTCATGGCCGGGGCGGTCAAGGAATACGGGATCGACCTGCCGGACCGCCAATTGGCCTGCGCCCCCCTGAGCTCCCCGGCCGGGCAGGACTACTTGGCGGCGATGGCCGCGGCGGCCAACTACGCCTGGGCCAACCGGCAGTGCCTGACCCACTGGGTCCGCCAGGCGCTGGCCAAGGTGCTCCAGGTCCCGGAGGAGCGACTCGGGCTGGAGCTGGTCTACGACGTCGCTCACAACATCGCCAAGATCGAGCGGCACAAGGTCGGTGGGCGCGAGGCGGCCCTCTGCGTTCACCGAAAAGGAGCCACCCGGGCTTTCGGCCCCGGCCATCCCGACCTGCCGGCCGACTACCGCGGGGTGGGCCAGCCGGTGTTGGTCCCTGGGGACATGGGCCGCAACTCCTACATCCTCGTCGGGACCCCGGCGGCCGAAGCCGAGACCTTCGGGTCAGCCTGCCACGGGGCCGGCCGAGCCCTCAGCCGAAGCGCCTCGCAGCGCCAGGTCAGGGCCGACGACCTCCAGCGGGACCTGGCCGAGCGGGGGATCATCGCCCTGGCCGCCAGCCGGGCGACCCTGGCCGAGGAGGCCCCGTCAGCCTACAAGGACGTCAATCAAGTGGTGGCGGCGACGGAGGCGGCCGGCATCGCCAGGCGAGTGGCCAAGCTGCGTCCCCTCGGGGTGATCAAGGGCTGA
- the pdxS gene encoding pyridoxal 5'-phosphate synthase lyase subunit PdxS, translating into MANNQPEVTGTQGTWRVKVGLAQMLKGGVIMDVTTPEQAKIAEEAGAVAVMALERVPADIRAAGGVARMADPTIITRIMDSVTIPVMAKARIGHFVEAQILEALGADYIDESEVLTPADEEHHINKTKFKVPFVCGARNLGEALRRIGEGAAMVRTKGEPGTGNVVEAVRHLRTVMDEVRKLQTMDEDELAAEAKNLGAPVELVREVKRLGGLPVVNFSAGGIATPADAALMMQLGADGIFVGSGIFKSKNPTARARAIVLATTHYNDPKVLAEVSKGLGEAMPGLEISKIAEAERMQTRGW; encoded by the coding sequence GTGGCCAACAATCAACCTGAAGTCACCGGCACCCAGGGCACCTGGCGGGTCAAGGTAGGCCTGGCCCAAATGCTCAAGGGCGGCGTGATCATGGACGTCACCACCCCCGAGCAGGCCAAGATTGCCGAAGAAGCGGGGGCCGTGGCCGTCATGGCCTTGGAACGCGTCCCGGCCGACATCCGGGCGGCCGGTGGCGTGGCCAGGATGGCCGACCCGACGATCATCACCAGGATCATGGATTCGGTCACCATCCCGGTGATGGCCAAAGCCCGCATCGGGCACTTCGTCGAAGCCCAGATCCTTGAGGCCCTGGGGGCCGACTACATCGATGAGAGCGAAGTCCTCACCCCGGCCGACGAGGAACACCATATCAACAAGACCAAATTCAAGGTCCCCTTCGTCTGCGGGGCGCGGAACCTCGGCGAGGCCCTTCGGCGAATCGGCGAGGGCGCGGCGATGGTCCGCACCAAGGGCGAGCCGGGCACGGGCAACGTCGTCGAGGCGGTTCGCCATCTGCGGACGGTCATGGACGAGGTCCGCAAGCTGCAGACGATGGACGAGGACGAGCTCGCGGCCGAGGCCAAGAACCTGGGGGCTCCCGTCGAACTGGTCCGGGAGGTCAAGAGACTGGGGGGCCTGCCGGTGGTCAACTTCTCCGCGGGCGGCATCGCCACTCCGGCCGACGCGGCCCTGATGATGCAGCTCGGGGCGGACGGCATCTTCGTCGGGTCGGGCATCTTCAAGTCGAAGAACCCGACGGCCCGGGCGCGGGCCATCGTCCTGGCGACCACTCACTACAACGACCCGAAGGTCCTGGCCGAAGTGTCCAAGGGCCTTGGCGAAGCCATGCCGGGCCTGGAGATCTCCAAGATCGCCGAGGCCGAAAGGATGCAGACCCGCGGCTGGTGA
- the pdxT gene encoding pyridoxal 5'-phosphate synthase glutaminase subunit PdxT, whose product MRVGVLDLQGDVSEHVESLRRCGADTARIKRIEQLDGLDGLIIPGGESTAIGKLMVKYGFMTAIPEQVRRGMGVYGTCAGLILEATEIEGSDQPRLGLLDMVAKRNAFGRQVASFEADLEIPALGPEPFRAVFIRAPYIGEVHRGVEELASVGDKIVMAAGGKHLVTAFHPELTDDPRVHRYFLERLGRA is encoded by the coding sequence TTGAGAGTCGGGGTACTGGACCTACAAGGGGACGTTTCCGAACACGTTGAATCCCTCCGTCGCTGCGGCGCCGACACCGCCCGGATCAAGCGAATCGAGCAGCTCGATGGCCTGGACGGGTTGATCATCCCCGGCGGCGAAAGCACGGCCATCGGCAAGTTAATGGTCAAATACGGCTTCATGACCGCCATCCCGGAGCAGGTCCGGCGGGGGATGGGAGTCTATGGGACCTGCGCGGGGTTGATCCTGGAGGCCACTGAGATCGAGGGGTCTGACCAACCCCGCCTGGGACTCCTGGACATGGTGGCCAAGCGGAACGCCTTCGGCCGCCAGGTAGCCAGTTTCGAAGCCGACCTGGAGATCCCGGCCCTCGGGCCCGAGCCGTTCCGGGCCGTCTTCATCCGGGCTCCCTACATCGGCGAGGTCCACCGCGGGGTTGAGGAACTGGCCAGCGTCGGGGATAAGATAGTCATGGCTGCCGGCGGCAAGCATCTCGTGACCGCCTTCCACCCTGAACTGACCGACGACCCGAGGGTCCACCGGTACTTCCTGGAGCGACTGGGGCGGGCCTAA
- the hslO gene encoding Hsp33 family molecular chaperone HslO, producing the protein MDYLIRAADEAGTIRAFAAVTTDLAGEAARRHGTLPTATAALGRCLTAAAMLGANLKGRGTVTIRVIGDGPLGGIVAAGDSAGNVRGYIKNPEVHLPSLRAGKLDVGGAVGRSGHLYVTTDLGLKEPYTGSARLVSGEIAEDLANYFQASEQSPSAVALGVLVGTDGAVLASGGLLIQALPGAGADDVSRLEANLAQFEQVSRQVVAGRSAEDLLAQGLAGLSYRVLDRMELHFSCPCNREKAGGLLVSLGREELTELAASDEPIEMRCHFCSQIYRFSPEEVRQLTAAAVDRPGDPPRPVS; encoded by the coding sequence ATGGACTATCTCATCCGCGCGGCCGATGAAGCCGGCACCATCCGGGCCTTTGCCGCGGTGACCACCGACCTGGCGGGCGAGGCTGCCCGCCGGCACGGCACGCTGCCGACCGCCACCGCCGCGCTGGGCCGGTGCCTGACCGCGGCGGCCATGCTCGGCGCCAACCTCAAGGGGCGCGGAACGGTGACCATCAGGGTCATCGGCGACGGCCCCCTTGGGGGAATCGTCGCCGCCGGCGACTCGGCCGGCAACGTCCGCGGGTACATCAAGAACCCCGAGGTCCACCTGCCCTCGCTGAGGGCGGGAAAATTGGACGTGGGCGGCGCCGTCGGCCGGTCGGGGCATCTCTATGTCACCACCGACCTGGGCCTCAAAGAACCGTACACGGGCAGCGCCCGACTGGTCTCCGGCGAGATCGCCGAGGACCTGGCCAACTACTTCCAGGCGTCCGAACAGAGCCCATCGGCCGTGGCCCTGGGGGTCCTGGTCGGTACCGACGGCGCCGTCCTCGCCTCCGGCGGTCTCCTCATCCAGGCCCTACCCGGTGCCGGCGCTGACGATGTCTCCCGGCTCGAGGCCAACCTGGCCCAGTTCGAGCAAGTCAGCCGGCAGGTCGTTGCCGGGCGGTCGGCCGAGGACCTTCTCGCCCAGGGACTGGCCGGGCTCTCCTACCGCGTCCTCGACCGAATGGAGTTGCACTTCAGCTGCCCGTGCAACCGGGAAAAGGCCGGCGGGCTCCTGGTCTCGCTCGGTCGCGAGGAACTGACCGAACTGGCCGCCAGCGACGAGCCCATCGAGATGCGCTGCCACTTCTGCAGCCAGATTTACCGTTTCAGCCCGGAGGAGGTCCGGCAGCTGACGGCCGCGGCGGTCGACCGGCCCGGCGACCCGCCCCGACCGGTGAGCTAA
- a CDS encoding S-methyl-5'-thioadenosine phosphorylase has product MAKAEARAEIGIFGGSGFYKFLDKVTEVWVETPYGPPADLIALAEVEGRKVAFLPRHGKDHRFPPHKVPYRANLWAMKELGVTRLIGPCAAGSLQPDYRPGDFVVSDQFVDRTWGRPDTFYDGPLTTHVSAADPYCPVLRQVAIDQAKALGLPLHDHGTVVVIQGPRFSTRAESRWFSKMGWEVINMTQYPEGILARELDLCYVNIALITDYDAGLEGRPDIQPVSHDEVIRVFEANNDRLRQLLFKMIPAIPPGRDCACPTTLAHSRI; this is encoded by the coding sequence ATGGCTAAAGCCGAAGCACGGGCGGAAATCGGCATCTTCGGAGGTTCGGGTTTCTACAAGTTCCTCGACAAGGTCACCGAGGTCTGGGTGGAGACTCCCTACGGACCGCCCGCTGACCTCATCGCCCTGGCCGAAGTTGAAGGGAGAAAAGTGGCTTTCCTCCCGCGGCACGGCAAGGACCACCGTTTCCCCCCGCACAAGGTCCCTTACCGGGCGAACCTGTGGGCGATGAAGGAACTCGGGGTCACCCGGCTCATCGGGCCCTGCGCGGCCGGAAGCCTTCAACCGGATTACCGACCGGGCGACTTCGTCGTCTCCGACCAGTTCGTCGACCGCACGTGGGGCCGCCCCGACACCTTCTACGACGGCCCCCTGACGACCCACGTCAGCGCGGCCGACCCGTATTGCCCGGTCCTCCGTCAGGTGGCCATCGACCAGGCCAAGGCCCTCGGCCTGCCCCTCCACGACCATGGTACGGTCGTCGTCATCCAGGGCCCGCGATTCTCGACCCGAGCGGAAAGCCGATGGTTCTCCAAGATGGGCTGGGAGGTCATCAACATGACCCAGTACCCGGAGGGTATCCTGGCCCGGGAACTGGACCTGTGCTATGTCAACATCGCCCTGATCACCGACTATGACGCCGGGCTCGAGGGCCGGCCGGACATCCAGCCGGTCAGCCACGACGAGGTCATCCGGGTGTTCGAGGCGAACAACGACAGACTGCGGCAACTGCTCTTCAAGATGATTCCGGCGATCCCGCCGGGGCGTGACTGCGCCTGCCCGACGACCTTGGCCCACAGCCGGATCTAA